A genomic region of Paucidesulfovibrio gracilis DSM 16080 contains the following coding sequences:
- a CDS encoding HD-GYP domain-containing protein encodes MTRSQAASPKGKTTYFQVSPHLVVPGTLGGFSVYLKRKGRMVLYAPRGEGFTETHRQRLLDLGVNRVWVEAADRAGYEEYVRANLGTMVEDARIPVKERAEAWCGASETMIREMLAEDAPDEQLIMRFARVRTLLRNTLKFFSDPDTLRELGRFLRAGFDAHRHGLSVMVLNAAVLETYDGLPDRLLHACCAGAVLHDIGKTRLEGALRTADPQDLDQEQLSVWKTHPSVGVSVCSRLSLEQETLQCILFHHEREDGSGFPSGGRGEDLPFYPRVLGLCNAYDDLVRGGPVRPGLSAFDALCRIKEERGAYDSDMLRRLITVLSKAELV; translated from the coding sequence ATGACACGATCGCAAGCGGCATCGCCCAAAGGGAAAACAACGTACTTCCAGGTTTCCCCGCACCTTGTGGTGCCGGGAACCTTGGGCGGTTTTTCCGTGTACCTCAAGCGCAAAGGCCGCATGGTGCTCTACGCGCCCCGGGGGGAAGGGTTCACTGAAACGCATCGCCAACGCCTTCTGGATCTGGGCGTGAACCGGGTCTGGGTGGAGGCCGCGGACCGTGCCGGGTATGAGGAGTATGTCCGGGCGAATCTCGGCACCATGGTGGAGGATGCGCGTATCCCGGTGAAGGAACGGGCTGAAGCCTGGTGCGGAGCGTCCGAGACCATGATCCGGGAGATGCTGGCGGAGGATGCGCCGGACGAGCAGTTGATTATGCGGTTCGCCAGGGTACGGACCCTGTTGCGCAACACGCTCAAGTTCTTTTCCGATCCGGACACCCTGCGCGAGTTGGGGCGGTTTTTGCGGGCCGGGTTTGACGCGCATCGGCACGGGTTGTCCGTCATGGTGCTCAACGCCGCTGTGCTGGAAACCTACGACGGTCTGCCGGATCGCCTGCTGCATGCCTGTTGCGCCGGAGCCGTGCTGCATGACATCGGCAAGACCCGGCTGGAAGGCGCGCTGCGAACCGCGGATCCGCAAGACTTGGATCAGGAGCAGCTCAGCGTCTGGAAAACCCACCCCTCTGTCGGCGTTAGTGTGTGTTCGCGGCTTTCCCTGGAACAGGAGACCCTGCAATGCATCCTTTTTCATCATGAACGGGAGGACGGTTCCGGGTTCCCCTCAGGGGGACGCGGGGAAGACCTGCCGTTTTATCCGCGGGTGTTGGGGCTGTGCAATGCCTATGACGACCTGGTGCGCGGCGGTCCTGTTCGGCCGGGGTTGAGTGCGTTCGACGCGTTGTGCCGTATCAAGGAAGAGCGTGGAGCCTATGATTCGGATATGCTGCGCCGTTTGATCACGGTTTTGTCCAAGGCAGAGCTGGTTTGA